A region of Peromyscus eremicus chromosome 17, PerEre_H2_v1, whole genome shotgun sequence DNA encodes the following proteins:
- the Rab20 gene encoding ras-related protein Rab-20, which produces MRKPDGKIVLLGDMNVGKTSLLQRYMERRFPDTVSTVGGAFYLKQWRSFNISIWDTAGREQFHGLGSMYCRGAAAVILTYDVNHPQSLLELEDRFLGLTETANNNCLFAIVGNKVDLAMGRAAEGGEKEGEASGKAGSCISSRVPRQVQPEDAMALYKKILKYKMLDEREMPAAERMCFETSAKTGYNVDLLFETVFDLVVPVIAQQRAEEPSQIVDIASCKTPKRTRSECCT; this is translated from the exons ATGCGGAAGCCGGACGGGAAGATCGTGCTGCTGGGGGACATGAACGTGGGTAAGACGTCGCTGCTTCAGCGCTACATGGAGCGTCGCTTCCCGGACACGGTCAGCACCGTGGGCGGCGCCTTCTACCTGAAGCAGTGGCGTTCCTTCAACATCTCCATATGGGACACCGCAG GGCGGGAGCAGTTCCATGGCCTGGGCTCCATGTACTGCCGGGGGGCGGCCGCTGTCATCCTTACATATGACGTGAACCACCCACAAAGCCTGCTGGAGCTGGAGGACAGGTTCCTGGgcctgacagaaacagccaacaaCAACTGCTTGTTTGCCATTGTGGGAAACAAAGTGGACCTGGCCATGGGGCGGGCCGCAGAGGgcggggagaaggaaggagaggcctCTGGGAAGGCAGGCAGCTGCATCTCCTCCAGGGTACCCAGGCAGGTGCAGCCGGAGGATGCAATGGCCCTTTACAAGAAGATCCTGAAGTACAAGATGCTGGATGAGAGGGAGATGCCAGCCGCTGAGCGGATGTGCTTTGAGACCAGTGCCAAAACCGGGTACAATGTGGACCTCCTGTTCGAGACCGTGTTTGACCTGGTGGTGCCTGTGATCGCCCAGCAGAGGGCTGAGGAGCCGTCCCAGATTGTGGATATAGCCAGCTGCAAAACACCCAAACGGACTAGATCTGAGTGCTGCACCTGA